Proteins encoded by one window of uncultured Draconibacterium sp.:
- a CDS encoding DUF92 domain-containing protein translates to MSFSAIPVVMPPSKWPGRSKKSRWKDEKLHKVKPVTTHKTKTLEAEVNEINNITYQSKRKLALTVRKLVHLVTGLLLLLLTYFIERDVLLVLIIAGSIIAFVTFRFKSWQLIHKTESKSLGTLFYPLGILLSFLLLVDLPLYYFQTALVVLTLSDPLANLSGKINTGNITFRIGKDKKSLFGLIAYSLSNFLVLAVFLPQALFTDVYFVVALLLLAACFELVSWRGSDNLSIPVGLALIFIFQHSQQPDFLFVSAVLIVVFAGTYLLNKLKLLTRNGSLAAGTLGFYLLVIAGWNWLLPVLFFFVSSVFFTRINPMRKKKKKPSGGRNFWQVLANILWALLSSLLYLATTNELFVFFFIASVAAVTADTWASEAGPLFNKRSFSLADRKMHEAGTTGGISFGGTLAALAGAFLVAAGAYFLFYQTWNLSIIGILTLAAFLACFVDTFLGAFVEEKLHQSAFFKKQVKPESFTPNDMVNLAGSFTAWVFYLLMHFLFL, encoded by the coding sequence ATGTCCTTTTCCGCGATACCGGTCGTAATGCCGCCCTCGAAGTGGCCGGGAAGATCGAAGAAATCACGCTGGAAGGATGAAAAACTACATAAAGTAAAACCGGTAACAACACATAAAACAAAAACATTGGAAGCCGAAGTAAATGAAATAAATAACATTACTTACCAGTCAAAAAGGAAATTGGCTTTGACGGTCAGAAAACTGGTTCACCTGGTAACCGGACTGCTTCTTTTGCTTCTGACCTACTTTATTGAACGCGATGTTTTGCTGGTACTGATCATTGCCGGTTCCATCATCGCGTTTGTCACCTTTCGTTTCAAAAGCTGGCAGCTTATTCATAAAACGGAAAGTAAGAGCCTGGGCACCCTGTTTTATCCGCTTGGAATACTTTTGTCGTTTTTACTTTTGGTCGATTTACCCCTCTATTATTTTCAAACTGCACTTGTGGTGTTAACGCTTTCCGACCCGCTGGCCAACCTAAGCGGAAAAATCAATACCGGGAATATCACATTCCGGATAGGTAAGGATAAAAAAAGCCTGTTCGGACTCATCGCTTATTCCCTCTCTAATTTTTTGGTGTTGGCGGTTTTTCTGCCTCAGGCACTGTTTACCGATGTATATTTTGTTGTTGCTTTATTATTGCTTGCCGCCTGTTTTGAACTTGTTTCGTGGCGCGGCTCCGATAATTTATCGATACCCGTCGGTCTGGCGCTAATCTTCATTTTTCAGCACAGCCAGCAGCCCGATTTTCTTTTTGTAAGTGCAGTACTTATCGTTGTATTTGCGGGTACCTACCTGCTGAATAAATTAAAACTGCTCACCCGTAATGGAAGTTTGGCAGCGGGGACACTGGGATTTTATTTGCTGGTTATTGCCGGATGGAATTGGTTGTTGCCGGTGTTATTTTTCTTTGTGAGTTCGGTGTTTTTTACCCGAATAAATCCAATGCGCAAAAAGAAGAAAAAACCATCAGGCGGACGAAACTTTTGGCAGGTACTGGCCAACATTTTATGGGCACTGCTGAGCTCTTTATTGTACCTTGCTACAACCAATGAGCTGTTTGTTTTCTTTTTTATTGCCAGTGTTGCTGCAGTAACAGCCGACACATGGGCAAGCGAGGCCGGTCCGCTTTTTAATAAAAGAAGTTTCTCATTAGCCGACCGAAAAATGCATGAAGCAGGAACAACAGGCGGTATTTCTTTTGGCGGAACATTGGCGGCACTCGCAGGAGCTTTCCTGGTTGCAGCCGGTGCGTATTTTCTGTTTTACCAAACCTGGAACTTAAGCATCATCGGAATACTAACACTGGCAGCATTTCTGGCTTGTTTCGTCGACACCTTTCTGGGGGCTTTTGTCGAGGAAAAACTCCATCAATCAGCCTTCTTTAAAAAGCAAGTAAAACCTGAATCATTTACTCCCAACGATATGGTTAACCTTGCAGGATCATTTACTGCCTGGGTGTTTTACCTGCTAATGCATTTCCTGTTTTTGTAG
- a CDS encoding SRPBCC family protein, producing MAFYQFRREQFIKSSISEVWDFISTPQNLKRITPSYMGFDIRTPDLPKSAYEGMIIAYTVRPLLGIPTTWVTEITHVVPQKYFVDEQRVGPYKLWHHEHHIEAVEGGVLMKDIVSYSPPLGPLGQLANTFVIRKKLEEIFEFRKQALEEIFPSLKE from the coding sequence ATGGCATTCTATCAGTTCAGACGTGAGCAATTCATTAAAAGCAGTATTAGCGAAGTGTGGGATTTTATTTCAACGCCACAGAATCTGAAGCGCATAACACCATCCTATATGGGGTTTGATATTCGTACTCCCGATTTACCCAAATCCGCTTACGAAGGAATGATCATTGCTTACACCGTGCGACCACTTTTGGGAATTCCTACAACTTGGGTAACCGAAATTACACATGTAGTGCCGCAAAAGTATTTTGTCGATGAGCAGCGCGTGGGACCTTATAAACTATGGCATCACGAACACCATATTGAGGCGGTAGAAGGCGGTGTATTAATGAAAGATATTGTTAGCTACAGTCCGCCATTGGGGCCTCTCGGGCAGTTGGCAAACACGTTTGTTATCCGTAAAAAGCTGGAAGAGATTTTTGAGTTCCGGAAGCAGGCACTGGAGGAGATATTTCCTTCGTTAAAGGAATAG
- a CDS encoding BtpA/SgcQ family protein, protein MDINKSIIGMVHVGALPGTPKSCHSLAEIIEQATSDAQKLEKGGVDAIMIENMHDRPYLNRKVGPEIVAAMTAVATKIRQVVTIPLGIQILAGANKQALAVGHSAGFDFIRAEGFVFGHMADEGMMNSDAAELLRYRKKIGADRIKIWTDIKKKHSSHAISADVSIGEMAKAAEFFLSDGVIVTGNATGEEASLNDVEAVKAVTGLPLIIGSGINEQNIAGFWPFADAFIVGSSFKIAGNWENEVELERVQDFMKRVSDLRKNS, encoded by the coding sequence GTGGATATCAATAAATCGATAATCGGAATGGTGCACGTGGGAGCTTTGCCGGGTACACCAAAAAGCTGTCATTCGTTGGCAGAAATAATTGAGCAGGCAACAAGCGATGCGCAAAAACTCGAAAAAGGTGGTGTTGATGCCATAATGATTGAAAACATGCACGACCGACCGTATTTAAACCGCAAGGTAGGTCCCGAAATTGTGGCAGCAATGACTGCTGTTGCAACAAAAATCCGTCAAGTTGTTACCATTCCGCTCGGGATTCAGATTTTAGCCGGAGCAAATAAACAAGCACTGGCGGTTGGGCATTCGGCAGGTTTCGATTTTATCAGGGCCGAAGGATTTGTGTTTGGGCACATGGCCGACGAGGGAATGATGAACAGCGATGCTGCTGAGCTTTTGCGGTACAGAAAGAAAATAGGAGCTGACCGCATAAAAATATGGACCGATATTAAAAAGAAACACTCATCACATGCCATTTCTGCCGATGTTTCGATTGGCGAAATGGCCAAAGCTGCCGAGTTTTTTTTATCCGATGGAGTAATCGTTACCGGGAATGCCACTGGCGAGGAAGCGTCGTTAAACGATGTCGAAGCCGTTAAAGCCGTTACCGGTTTACCGCTGATTATTGGTTCCGGAATTAATGAGCAAAACATTGCGGGATTTTGGCCTTTTGCCGATGCATTTATTGTTGGTTCTTCTTTTAAAATTGCCGGAAACTGGGAAAACGAGGTGGAACTTGAACGTGTTCAGGATTTTATGAAGAGGGTAAGTGACTTGCGAAAAAATAGCTAA
- a CDS encoding lipocalin family protein, with amino-acid sequence MHNKTIIQHNSSFSLILLSFIISGLFTSCSGQKQMIDNSVVKELDLQKYLGTWYEIARYDHRFERGMVGVTADYSMRPDGKIKVVNSGYQNTLNGEYSEAIGKAKIPDPVNEPAKLKVSFFWIFYGDYYVLELDEDYQWAVIGSSSDKYLWILSRTPQMEPEVYNDLLNRIADRGYDTSELIKVKQKENS; translated from the coding sequence ATGCATAATAAAACCATAATTCAACATAACTCGTCTTTTTCGCTTATTCTGCTTAGCTTTATAATAAGTGGTTTATTTACCAGCTGCTCAGGGCAAAAACAAATGATTGATAACAGTGTAGTAAAAGAACTGGACCTCCAGAAGTACCTGGGAACCTGGTATGAAATTGCCCGTTACGATCACCGGTTTGAACGCGGAATGGTGGGGGTTACAGCTGATTACTCCATGCGCCCGGACGGTAAAATAAAGGTAGTGAACAGTGGCTACCAAAATACGCTGAACGGTGAATATTCAGAAGCCATTGGAAAAGCCAAAATACCCGATCCGGTAAATGAACCGGCCAAATTAAAGGTTTCCTTTTTCTGGATATTTTATGGCGATTATTACGTGCTGGAACTGGATGAGGACTACCAGTGGGCAGTTATCGGCAGCAGTTCCGACAAGTACCTGTGGATTTTAAGCCGGACGCCACAAATGGAACCTGAAGTGTACAACGATTTGCTAAACAGAATCGCAGACCGTGGTTACGATACCTCAGAATTAATTAAAGTGAAACAAAAGGAAAACAGTTAG
- a CDS encoding CPBP family intramembrane glutamic endopeptidase, whose amino-acid sequence MEITAFRDLKPFSQLFFTAFVVVASILLFFVLSLIVAIPIWGFDTVLHLPEVNSETSQNIISLYKFIQVVQAIGFFIVPPFILGYLFHGKSNEYLFLNKSFNSQSIILVVVMMFFAAPFINLIGELNSNMSFPNWLSGVEDWMRNAEENAAEITDAFLNVKTIGGLAFNVFMVALLPALGEELLFRGVIQKIFSKMTHSHHWGIWISAILFSALHMQFYGFVPRVLLGALFGYLLVWSGSMWLPIIAHFLNNAIAVIAIFFINNDMLKPQYEEIGSTSDSYYMAGISLGLTLVFLLMLKRHNAGKEIPV is encoded by the coding sequence ATGGAAATTACTGCATTTCGCGATCTGAAACCTTTTTCACAATTGTTTTTTACTGCATTTGTTGTTGTGGCCAGCATATTACTATTCTTTGTATTGTCGCTTATTGTGGCCATTCCGATCTGGGGATTCGATACTGTTTTACACCTGCCTGAGGTAAATTCTGAAACTTCGCAAAATATTATCAGCCTTTACAAATTTATCCAGGTTGTTCAGGCAATCGGCTTTTTTATTGTACCCCCATTTATTTTGGGCTACTTGTTTCACGGCAAATCAAACGAATACCTTTTTCTCAATAAATCATTCAATTCGCAAAGTATTATTCTGGTTGTTGTTATGATGTTTTTTGCAGCTCCGTTTATTAACCTAATCGGAGAACTGAACAGTAATATGAGTTTCCCCAACTGGTTATCGGGCGTGGAAGATTGGATGCGAAATGCAGAAGAAAATGCTGCAGAAATTACAGATGCATTTTTAAATGTAAAAACCATTGGCGGACTTGCGTTTAATGTATTTATGGTAGCATTACTCCCTGCACTTGGCGAGGAGCTTTTATTCCGCGGAGTTATTCAAAAAATATTTAGCAAAATGACGCACAGTCACCACTGGGGAATATGGATATCGGCCATACTTTTCAGTGCTTTACACATGCAGTTTTACGGTTTTGTTCCGCGCGTTTTGCTTGGCGCTTTGTTTGGATACCTGCTGGTTTGGAGTGGATCGATGTGGTTACCTATCATCGCCCATTTTCTAAACAATGCCATTGCTGTAATTGCCATCTTCTTCATTAATAATGATATGCTAAAACCACAGTACGAAGAGATTGGCTCAACTTCTGACAGCTATTACATGGCCGGAATTAGCCTTGGTCTTACCTTGGTTTTTCTGCTGATGTTGAAACGTCACAATGCAGGGAAAGAAATTCCGGTATAA
- a CDS encoding isoamylase early set domain-containing protein gives MSIKKQYLKSKPECKVSFRVAKADAPSADTIKIVGEFNGWNKDVEPMKKLKSGDFTQTLNLETGKAYQFKYLIDNSVWENESEADSTTPNGIVEGEFNSVLDLN, from the coding sequence ATGAGTATTAAAAAACAATATTTAAAAAGTAAACCCGAGTGTAAAGTATCTTTCAGAGTTGCAAAAGCTGATGCTCCAAGTGCAGATACAATTAAAATTGTGGGTGAATTTAATGGCTGGAACAAAGACGTTGAGCCAATGAAAAAACTGAAAAGCGGTGATTTTACTCAAACGCTGAATCTTGAAACCGGTAAAGCCTACCAGTTTAAATATTTAATCGACAATTCGGTTTGGGAAAACGAAAGCGAAGCCGATAGCACCACTCCAAACGGTATTGTTGAGGGCGAATTTAATTCGGTACTCGACCTGAATTAA
- a CDS encoding tocopherol cyclase family protein — protein sequence MIKQIKALFHPERYHGWRRTKRYFEGWYFKVISADEQEAFAFIPGIAMDELGEQHAFIQVLDGKAQTAEYIYFPADSFSAASGSFHIHFGDSEFTGSSIKLALNDYSGTLQFKNTVPWPNRWYSPGIMGPYTFVPFMECYHGIVSMDHALEGTLNIQGRSIDFSGGRGYIEKDWGHSFPSAYFWMQSNHFAQPGISFKASVAKIPWLRSSFVGFIAGLYVNGKLFEFTTYNGTQLLRSFANKQQVELLMENKKYRLEVLAHRDHATELASPLSGIMDGRISESMTSALEITLSDKKSHDVLFRDTGRNAALEVAGKIEEITLEG from the coding sequence ATGATCAAACAAATAAAAGCCCTGTTTCATCCCGAACGATACCACGGCTGGAGACGTACCAAACGATATTTCGAAGGGTGGTACTTCAAAGTTATTTCGGCTGATGAGCAGGAGGCTTTTGCCTTTATTCCCGGTATTGCTATGGATGAGCTGGGCGAACAGCATGCTTTTATTCAGGTGCTGGATGGCAAAGCACAAACAGCGGAATATATTTACTTTCCGGCCGATAGCTTTTCTGCCGCATCCGGTTCATTTCATATCCACTTTGGCGATAGTGAATTTACGGGCAGCAGCATTAAGCTGGCACTAAACGACTATTCGGGAACACTGCAGTTTAAAAACACTGTTCCGTGGCCCAACAGGTGGTATTCGCCGGGTATTATGGGGCCTTATACTTTTGTGCCTTTTATGGAATGTTACCACGGTATCGTGAGTATGGATCATGCACTGGAGGGAACGCTAAATATCCAGGGCAGATCCATCGATTTTAGCGGCGGGCGCGGTTACATCGAAAAAGACTGGGGCCACTCTTTTCCATCGGCGTATTTCTGGATGCAGTCGAACCACTTTGCGCAACCCGGCATTTCCTTTAAAGCATCGGTGGCAAAAATTCCGTGGCTGCGAAGTTCATTTGTGGGCTTTATTGCCGGATTGTATGTCAACGGCAAGCTGTTCGAGTTTACCACTTACAACGGCACCCAACTGTTACGATCCTTTGCCAACAAACAGCAGGTGGAATTGCTGATGGAAAACAAAAAGTACCGCCTCGAGGTATTGGCACACCGCGACCATGCTACTGAACTGGCATCGCCGCTTTCCGGAATAATGGACGGTCGAATCAGCGAAAGTATGACTTCAGCACTCGAAATAACGCTCAGCGATAAAAAAAGCCACGATGTCCTTTTCCGCGATACCGGTCGTAATGCCGCCCTCGAAGTGGCCGGGAAGATCGAAGAAATCACGCTGGAAGGATGA